GGGGTATTTGCTAGTATGACACGCGATATTCGAGCCAAACGAACGCGTGACGGTGCCGTCGGGAAGCCGTAACCGCACCATCACCTCAGCGAGGAGTCCGCCCCGTGCTTCCTGCCGACGAACAGCTGCACATCATCACGAGTGGCATCAGCGCGCTCGTGCCCGAGGCCGACATGGCCAAGAAGCTCGCTCGAGGGGTGCCTCTGCGGGTGAAGCTCGGCGTGGACCCCACGGCTCCCGATCTGCATCTCGGTCATGCGGTGCCGCTGCGCAAACTGCGGCAGTTCCAGGACCTCGGTCACACGGTCGTGTTGATCATCGGTGACTTCACGGCGCTTATCGGTGACCCGTCCGGGCGCAACTCCACTCGGCCGCCGCTCACACGCGAGCAGATAGACGCCAACGCCGAGACCTACGTGGCGCAGGCCTTCAAGATCCTCGATCCCGAGAAGACCGAACTGCGACGAAACTCCGACTGGCTCGATGCACTCGGCTTCGCAGACCTGCTGAGGCTGACGAGCCAGTTCACAGTCGCGCGGATTCTGGAACGCGACGACTTCGCCAACAGGTACGCATCGCAGCAGTCGATCTCGCTGCACGAGTTCCTGTACCCCATGGCGCAAGCGTACGACTCTGTCGCGATTGAGGCCGACATCGAACTGGGCGGGACGGATCAGCTCTTCAACCTGCTGGCGGGCCGAGAGCTCATGGAGAAGCTCGGCATGGAGCCGCAATGCGCACTGACGCTTCCGCTCA
The window above is part of the Coriobacteriia bacterium genome. Proteins encoded here:
- a CDS encoding tyrosine--tRNA ligase, encoding MLPADEQLHIITSGISALVPEADMAKKLARGVPLRVKLGVDPTAPDLHLGHAVPLRKLRQFQDLGHTVVLIIGDFTALIGDPSGRNSTRPPLTREQIDANAETYVAQAFKILDPEKTELRRNSDWLDALGFADLLRLTSQFTVARILERDDFANRYASQQSISLHEFLYPMAQAYDSVAIEADIELGGTDQLFNLLAGRELMEKLGMEPQCALTLPLIEGTDGVQKMSKSYGNYIGLTDTPADMFGKVMSIPDELMIKYYRLCTPVPVDEIDRIERDLIAGEAHPNAVKRRLGREIVELYYAVDEAKAAEEAFDRVFKQHQAPEDVPEIEVDLGDEIYIPGLLADLGLVSSAGEGRRMIDQGGVRINGEVLESRIYSCARDRVEGSLMQVGKRRYARPVARS